CCCCTTGTCTGAACTACCCACACCTCTGGTCTTCCCCAGGCCCCCAAGGCCAGGGTTGTTAGTAAGGGAGGGGTTTCCAGGGCCAGCCAGGGGTCCACAAACTCTTCCTTGCCACCTGTTCCCTAAACCCCACTGCAGCCCTTCCCTGGCTTGAGGGGCAGACAGTGCCTGGGAAGTTGCTATGGCAACAGGGCTCATCCTCACCATCGTTGGGGTTGGAAGCCATCATTCAGTCTGCCTCTCAGGGCACCAAGACTACGGTGGCTGGGAAGGCTCATGAGACCTGCTGTACCAGCTTGGTTACCCATCCCCAATGCCCTATCTAtaagggggaggcagggagtttggggggtggtggcaggAAGAGAAACCTAACTTAGGGACCAatgggtgcaggggagggacagatagggCCCTCCAGCTTCTGTAGGCCTTCCTGGCTGAGGAAAAAGCTGCCTTGACAGGACCCTCTTGGGCACCCGTACAACTGCCGGTGCACAGGTGTTTGCCTCTCAGACAGACTTCTGAAGGATGTTACAGGGCCCCAATTCTTCCCAGCCAGGGACCTCTTGGGGACACTTCTCAGAGAGCCTGGATTTGCTTGTCCCTGGGACCTGGAGGGGTATCTGGGGGCTCCCTCTCACcagccctgccccttctcctgtGGGCCAGCTCCCAGGGGTGCCTACGGCCAGTGCCAGCCAAGGCCTGAGCTCCACTTGGCCGCCTGTCCCTGGGCCTCTTGGGACCACTGACTTCTCTCAGTTCTCCAGCTTGCTCAGACCCCTGGGCTTGCTCTTCTACGCTCTCTTAGCATCTTACTCAGGCCCCTGCCAATGGCTTTGGCATCTTTGTGTACAGATTTCCCCCGCCCCATCCCAGGGCTTGTTCTagatccctgccctcctgggagGAAGCTGACACTATCCTGCCCTGCCGTGGAGACAGCAGCACGGGGGGCTGCAGGATGCCTAAGTGGTGCCTACTGTGGCTTGGgcattttccttccccaggtcaggCTGGCAGCTGACAGATGAAATTCAGGTGCCCCCTGCAGGCTGGCCTGGctactgcccccgcccccgccggcacCCCACCATAGTTACCGGAGGGCAAATTTTGTCTAATTCCATCCTTTTGGAATCAGAGCCTCGGAGCAAAAAGGGGCTTCCTCTCTCACcttatttccttctctgagaGCCCCTGCAAGTCTCTGGAAGGAAGTACAGCTTGCGGCATTTCCCAAAGTGTGACCAGGGTCCCATTGGTAGGGCATAAAATCGTTTTTGAGATGTTTCGTTTTTCCAGTTACGTTATGTTTTAATGTGTATCACAGAGACTAGAACTGGCACAGCGGtctcatgatttcatttatatgattgCCTAGGACAGATCAAAGTTTGCATCTGAATGAAAGTGGCTcaaaacttcattattttcaacTAAGAAAATATAAGTGAAGAGAGTAAAAATCAGGGAGGCACCTTGAGAATATCTGGGTTGGGAAATTCTGGGGTCCAGGAAGCTGGCTGCTAAGTGGATCTGGATGTGAATCCTGCCTCTTTGACATCATCCGTGTCAAACTCGGCGTGTTTGGAAAATTCAGATAAAACTACTATAAAAATCACTCAAGCGGACGGATCTATGGAGACCATTTAGCCTGGCACATCCTAGATGCCCAACAAATAGGAGCTCTATTTCATTGTGACAGTCCACTCCTGGGTGTCTAGCCCGCGCTCTGGGAGAATTAGCGGTTCCTTCCAGAGCCTCTGATCTTTTTCTCGGGGCAGGGGAGATACTTTTCCCTGGGTGGCTTCCTGCCCCACACTGCATGTGTTTGATACGCCTTGAAAGTTTTCCAGGACTATGTCATCTCCCCAACTTTCAACTGAGCTACTGCAATATATCGCTTGCCTGCCTCTACCTTCTACCTCCCAGCCAGCCTCACCTGCTGggggcccagcccctccccctctgcctagTCCCCTCCGAGCTCATGCCCAGACCTTTTTTGGTCACTACCCACCTGCTCTTCTGTCATCAAGCGCTCAGCTACAGGCACTTGCCTCCCTGTCCCCCGCCCATTGGTGACATGTCAGGCCTTCTCATGGCTGCTTGGTGATTCTGAGTTCTGCCATTTGAATCCGTGTGGAAATAAAGTTCCCTGGGTTTCATGCCTGGATCCTTCTGGGAGGGGGTATTCAAAGGACTCAGATGCAGGGGTCTGAGACCGGAAATTGGGAAGGGTGTATTTGGACATGGCCTCTCTTTTCAACTCTGACTATTTCTGGGTAACTGGAAGGGGACCCTAGCTAAGCGCTAGATATCGGTCTGGAGTGATGACATTTTAAGAGTTGGAGGAACTGAGGAAGGGGCTTGAGGCCATTTCTGAAGGCATTTCCAGAATGCAttcaaaatacatacagaatCTCTCTGGGACAAAAAGGCCAACATAATTTGGGGGCTGAGGGAGAAACAGACTTCTCTCTGGCTGAGCCCCGGGAATGATCAGAATCTATTTGTCCCTTGGCAAAGCAAGTCATTAGATATCACTCACTACTCTCCCCACTGTCAAGCCTCAAGTCCCCTTTCTCACCATCCCAGCTCAAGCTGAATGAGCCCTGCTAAACCCAGGCACTTCATACCCCACTTTTCATCCTGAGCCAGGAGCGGGTGAAGAAGTCCTGGGAACTGGGTGAATGACAGCGCCTCACTTGTGAAACAACCATTTATTTAGGGGCACTCCAAGAAGTCTAGAGCTCACGGCACACCAGGAGATAGGAAGGGGCTTTGCTGCTGCCCCCCTACCCCCAACCCAGGAAAGAAGATGCAATGACTCCCAGCAAGATGGGCCCAACTTGGCTTTGGAAGCACTGAAGCAGTTCTCTAGGTTCACAAACAGTCTGCTACCCCAGCAAGGGACAGACGTTTGCTTGGAGGAGGGAACAcaagcagagaggcagagtgacaggatgagagaggggcagagggacccaGAAAGATCCTGTCCCCCATGCCAAGTGACACACAAGGGAAAAACAATGCTGGAGGTGGCTCTGGGAAATGCTTAAGGGGGGCAGAGTGGGTTTGGAGGGGGGCTGTGATAAGGTGaaaaggggaagggcaggagaaagatggcgggggctggaggggggaggggtgtggtcAATAAGTGGCCAAGGTCCCTGCGGGGTGGAGGCAGACCCCACAGCACTCCCAAACTGGCAGAAGCCTTGGTCAGGGTCTGGTAGTGGGTCCCATCAGTGGGAGAGGTGAGTGAGGAAGTGGAGGGATTAGAATCTGGGAAGAGGGGCCtggaaaggagggggtggggtggtgacagggccccatgtggggccccaGCGGTCATACGTGCCTTGGTTGGCAGTGacagctgggtgggggggggcacagtcTTTGCGGTGGGGGGTGGCCTTTGGCAAAGAGGCCCATTCGGGGGTCTTATGCGGGCTCTGGGCCCCAACCTTGgacaggcagggagaaggggtgctgggggatgagcagagagaaatggggggggggcgtaGGAGGAGGGGCCAGGCGGTGATggacagggtgggggctggcagcGCGAGGCCGGGATCGGGGTCATGGCCCGGGCACTCACCGCTCTCCTGCTCGCTGCCCTTCTTGGCGGCTGCGGCGTTGCCCATCGCGGCGACGGCGGCCGGGGCCGGTCCCGGAGCTGCGGCGCGGCGGGTGCTGGCGGCGGCCGGCGGCCCCGGAGCGCgctgggcggcggcggcggcccctcGGGTTGGCTGCGCTGGCTGCGGCGCCGCGACCCCCGCCCAGCCCCTGCTTCCCGCGTCTctccgcgcccgcccgcccgggaACCTCAGCCCAAGTCCGCTGCTGCTGTCCGTGACGCCCCCGCAGCCCTCCGCTCATTGGCCTAGGCCGCCCTGAGTGACGGCGCCGCGCCGCTGCCCATTGGCCCTACACGACCCCCCCGAGCCTCCATAGGCCCTCGGCCCCGTGACGCGCTCCGCGGACGCCCCACCACTCGCGAGCTTGCGAGGCCTCGGCTGGGCGGGCCGGCGCACCTGATTGGCTAAGGTTCCCGACAGGGCCCTTGGCCAGCCCACCAAGGCCGCCAATTGGCGGAGGCGAGCCGTCCGGCAAACCCCCCGCAGAACGTTCAGTGTCAATCCCGGGGTGAGAGGGCGGGGCGGAGATGCAGCCTACTGCCCGGGCCGGCCGGGCGGGGCGGCAGAGGCTGGCGGGCAGCCGCGCCGCGCTCCAGGCCCAGGAGGCGGTCCAGGCGAGCGCCCGCCTGGCCTCGTACGCGCCGCAGTCCCCCGCCTCCGCTCAGTGCGGCAGCGGCCGCCGGCCAGCCGAGGTTGGCGCCagggcctccccccaccctctcggCGCAGCCTCTGTCCAcctgccagcgggggaggggtgcGGCGGGCGCCTCGGGTCAGAGGTCGCCGGGCCGCAGGCAGTCGTCATTCATAAGGCCTGGCACAGGATATCAGGGTCCAGGCCGAGGAGCCTTCTGGGTCTCCCCCAGCCACAGCCAGATCTTCAGGAGGATGCTGGGCCCCGGGAACAGGGGATGGTTGGAAGGGGGCTCTGTGTCTATCCCTTTGCTGGGCATCTACCCTGGGTTTGTGTGCGTCAGTAGTAAGAGCTGGCACTcgttaaataaattacttttcacCACACTCCTATCACGGAGGTACTATTAgcatcactcccattttacagatgaggagtctGGGGCATAGCCAAGGCTGAGGATTCCTTTTGTCCCAGAACAATAAAGATGACCATTTTTCTGGGTGCCCTTTTAAAACACAGCCTGAGGTCAGTTTCTCTCTGCcacactactgacatttggggcagGGTCATACTTTGTTGGGGAAGGGGGCTGTCTTGCGCACTGAAGGTTTAAAGGCATCCTgtctctacccactggatgccagtagaagccccccccgcccccccccgcaaCCATCTCCAGACATTGTTAAATTGTCCCTGCTTGAGAAACACTGCAGAAGACCCAAACAGAAGGTGccaagaggggaggggggctggatgAGCCAGCTATCTTGACTCAGAGGGCTAGCTAGTCTCAGGTCTACGAGCCAATTTGCTGTCCTGCCTATAGGCTTCTACAACCTGCACCCTATCCAATAGTTGTCTGCACCCATGTTCCTAGGTCCACCAGTTTCCGGGAGGTAAGTGTCTGGGCACTTCTGTAAATTATGGGGAAATGGCTCACCAGCCAGACAAGTCTGCCCTGGGCTGTGGGGTTacaaagtaaagtaaaatttaatatgtTGCTGTGTGTGTCCTTGGAGCATGATGTTAACTTCTTCCTGTGGGTCAAGGGCAAAGTCTAAAAAATCACTGGTTATGCTCTATCCGGAACAGCTGGGTTGCTTAACTTTTGACAATGAAAAATCCCTCCCAGTCTGGAGTACAGTTAGGTAACCAATTAAGACTAGGGTAAGAAGCTAAGCAAGGGAACACGGGACAGTCAACCCACTGTCTGGGGCAAGAGCCCCCCTCAGCATGTCACGAGGAGAGATGGACAAGAGATGGTCAGCCCACCTaagacaaaagcagaaacagtCTAGAtgaagtgctttttatttttagaccaACCAAACATGTTTAATATAAAAACCTTTTAATACACAAACTGCAATCACAACAGCATCCACGTAGCAGCGAGAGGGCCGGGCGTGGCAGGGGCAGCATGGCAGGAGGAGAGGTTTCCAGAGTCCCTACTGTTTCCTGTGCCTGTAGTCTGTCTGTGGCCTGAGAGCATGAGGTCTTTGCAGAGGGGCCCGATGCCGACACCGAGATGGACAGAGGACAGCGGACTCCTCCAACATGCCATCCTCCCACTGTGACAGCCTCCAGGGAAAGCCGGATCCAGTTAGGAGATGACAGGAAGGTGGCTGTGACTGAGAGTTGGACCATCATTCCTCAGCATCCTGCTGAGCACAGCTTTGGGAACAGAGGTTTTCCAGAGGCTGTTGGAttgaaaagacctaaaaactgTCCTGGAAGGACAGAAATTATGTCCAAGTCCACCTTCTAACCAAGATTTCTTGCCTGTGACTCCAAAAAGCTGGGTGGATCAGCTCAGATGTTTGGAAAGGGACAGGAATGACAGCCTTTGTCTCAATAGTGCTGGAGCCTTGCCAGACATTGACCAAGAAAGTCtcaaggcagggcagggaggtcTGTGGGAAGAATTTTGGGTCAGTGGTATTCACAGGACCATGGTGGCACAAAGGCCTGCAGGTGGAATTTATAGTGTgtgtggaaaggagaaaagacacaagtcacaaagaattaaaaactgaAGTACCCACTTCTTACAGGCCTGGGCACTAGAGGTCAGATGATCCTCCTGGGTCAGGGTTGGGAGAGACCCGAGGCCCGCTCCTTCCTCAGAGCCATGTCTGCCTAGCTTGGTGTATTTGATGGCCCCAGAGTCCTCCAGATGGCCTCCATGGGACTGTCTGGGAGGCCCGCCTGCCCCCTCCAGATGCTCTAGGAGACTGGCCACAATCCCAGCTGGGCCCAGGTTGGGCCTGGATCCCTGCAGCTAGATGCAGTCCATGGAATTCTCGGGGAGGAGGCCAGGAATGCAGCCAGGGAGACCCAAGCCCTTGATGGGAGCACAGCTGAGGGGGAGGCCACAGCCCAGGGCAGGGTCCTGGTTCTCTATGGCTTCTAGACTGTCCATGTTGTTGTCCCAGTTGATGTGGAAGCGGGTCACGCGGGGGTTCGAGGCCAAGATGTTCCTCTGGAgctggggcagaaagaggaatgTCAACCCTTGTCGGCATGCCCTCTCATTACTCCCACAGAGCCGGGGCCCCCCAAACCCCTGCCCCAAAGTTAGGAAGAACAGATCTCACTTATTCCATCTCCATCAACAACTACATGTAGAACTCCAGGGAGCGTCTGTGTACCATGACTTAGGGCTGGGACCTATCTAATCTTGATTCTGCGAGGGGTGCTTCTGAGAAACAAaagacctttctctctccagTTCTAGTCTGGAGCTGCAAGATCTGAGGATGGCTTGAAAACCTTCAGAAGTGACCTTGGCTCCCAGTTCCAATGAGTCAACTCCCCCAGGTGCAAAGGAGCCAGCCTGTCTGAAGCAGGAAGTGCAGAGACAAGCCCCACCTGAGAGAAGTCTGGCTTCAGGGGTGGGTTCTCCCGCAGCTCGGGATTGGGGTATTCGTTGTTGACATAGTAGCCCACACGGATGAACTCCTGTCCGTGGTACGTGCAGGTGATGAGGACCACGGTCACACCCACGGCATCGGTCTCGGGGATGAGGGATGGGTTGGGGGCGTCAGCCTAGAGGAAACACATCCTGGGCCTTAGTACTGACTGCACAGCCACACCTCAACCAGGAATACAACGATTTTCAAGCAACACATATTTTACTGAGCCAAAGTATGGTCTCTGCCAACGGGAGTTTTTAATCGAGTGGGGAAGACAGAATCAATCCCGCAAATGCCTGTAAAATGCTCAGTGTGACAAGTGCCACAAAGAAGGAAGTGGTGCTGAGGAGTGTAGTGAGCAGGGGGGGAGGGCAGCATAAGATAAGGCTGAACAGGTGGGCAGGTTGGTACCAGGCCACCCAGGGCCTTTTGGGCCAGTTAAAGGCTCAGGAAAGACCAAGAATGTTTAGCAGGAGATAAGGGGTCTGTGAAGAAGactggcaggggtgcctgggtggctcagctggttaagggtctgacttgagctcaggtcatgatctcatggttcctgagttcaagccctgtgtcgggccccttccctgcttatgctcgctcttacagaaattaaaacttaaaaaaaattttttttcaaaattgagtcaactctcagggcgcctggtggctcagtctgttagttggttaggcgtccaacttcggctcaggtcatgatctcagtccatgggtttgagccctgcatagggctgtgctgacagctcagagcctggagcgtgcttcggattctgtgtctctgcctctgcccctcccctgcgtgtgctgtctctctctctcaaaaataaacattaaaaaaaaaaaaaaaaagagtggcagTGTGGGACACTGACAAGAGGACGGCCGGCTGCTGTTAGAGCAGGGATACTGGGCAGGAGGTTACAGCAGTCATCCTGGAGCAGGGACAAACTTAAACCAGGAAGTAGAGGACAGACGTGGACAGATTTGGGGTGTGTTGTTATGGACAGGAGCAGCTGTGTAACGGGTGCAAAATGAAACCAATATAACCAAATGAAACATGGGGTCCCTTGTTCACAAGTTAGTAAGTTTCAGCCAGCGACAGCAGAACATTGTGCCGGGTGCAAGGCCCCTTGTGGCTGCATGGGCCGAATGCTCGGGACGCCAGCCCTGCCTGTGGAGTGGAGTAGGTGGGCTCACTAGGGCCTGGATACAGGTGGATGAGGTAACACCTCCTAACAGCATGAAATGGAGTTGCTTGgactggggtgggaggagcagagggggaggtaGGTGAGGATTTGAGCAAAGCCTCTCAAACTTCAGGGAGCGTTAAGAATTGCCCTGTACCTGTGCTCCTGCAGCCCCTGTGGCACTGGATTAGAGTCATGTAGCAGCTATAGTGAATCTTCATTTGTGAATTCGCCTTCTTGCTAATTAGTAGTAGTTATCTGTAACCTCAAAATTGGGGTGTTTTCGTGGTCATTTGAGGACATGCACAGAGTGGGGAAAAATCTTGAGTTGTCTGATGTACGTGTTCCCAGGTGAGGTCATCATATTGTAAATGAGCATCCTTTTTGTGGTCTTTTTAATGCCATGTTTCTCACATTTtggtgctttttgttggtgattttgcaGTTTAAAATGGCcaccagaggtgcctgggtggctcagttggttgagcgtccaacttcagctcagaccatgatctcacggttcgtgagttcaagccccacgtcggctcactgctgtcagtgtgaggcctgctttggatcctctgtccccctccttctccgcctctcccccactcacgtgcgtgcgtgtctctctctctctcaaaaataaacaaacattaaaaaaaaaaaaaaaaaaaaaaaaaaggccaccggggtgcctaggtggcagttggttaagtgtccgactttggctcaggtcatgatctcacggttagtgagttcgagccccacgtcaggctctgtgctgacagtgtggagccgtggagtgtggagcctgctgcttcagattctgtgtctccctctctctctgcccctcccccctctcactgtctctgtctcaaaaataaacattaaaaaaaaaaaaaaaaaaaaggccaccaaGCATAGTGCTTACTACTGTCTAGGGTCCCTAAGGGCAAGAAGGTGAtgatgtgccttatggagaaaatacgtGTGTTAGATAAGCTTTTTTCAGGCATGAGTTACAGTGCTGTTGGCCAGGAGGTCAATGGGAATGAACCAACAATAATACTAAATAAAGGGTctttaaacaaacacacataaaacaagctTACATATTTACTGGTTGACAAAAATAGGACTTGTTAGGAACCTAATCCGTATTTCTTCCAGGGGCAATGGTTCAGTATTCGTTAATTCAGGATGTACAGCGACCTTCTGGAGCATAACTCCCGTGAATAAGGAGAATCGACTGTGATCAGTGGCTCATGGTGACAACGATGACACagaggtggaggaaagggaaacgTGTGAAGTACTTCTGAGAGGTCAGAGTTCTTGAAAGCAAGAGCCAGAATTCTGAACCTGAACCACTGAACCACACCGTGTGCTTTTGGACAGAAGAGGATAATTCTAGGTGCCAAAGCCTCAGGCCTTGTCTCTCTTACCTGAAAGATGAACATGTGTCTCCCTGCTGGAACAGGCCCAACCAGCACAGAGTCTAGGATTTGATCAAACTCCTCACTCTCCGCTGAGCCAACATAAATGATCTTCCACTCTAGGTCTGTAAGGATATGAGGTGTTAGGGACTTGAAATAGCTGGGGAGCACGAAGGCAGGGGAAGGGTCTTCTCGAGTTTTGGACAGATCCTTAATATACTGGAAGAGTTTTACTCTCAAGACCACCTGGCATCTCCTGGGCACTAAGTGCTGGGCACCACTGTCCTGTACACTGGAAGGGGCACGAGCCTCTAATTCTAGGGGGGAAATTTCTCCTGTGAGCCTAGCTTTGCCAAGCGACCTCGACTCTGCACCTCTGGGGGAACTCGGGGATCTCAGAGCCTGAGGGTGAACCGTATGGCAGAGGTTGAATTAGGCGCCACGTGACAGAGGCGTGCTGAGGGAACAGCAGGGAATTGGGCCATTTCAGGGCTCTGCCCACTGGGTGCTGGGATAGGAAGCAGCATCCTCTTTCACACACAGGGACCGGTGCCACCGAACTGAATAGATCCCTCGACAACTGGGGCATGGCAGCAGATTCCGATCCAGCAGGAGAGCCAGACAGCAGGAGGGGGAAGACGAGGCCACTGGGGGAGCCAGCCAGTCCCCAGGTCTTCCAGATCAGGCACCAACTCATGCCGGCTCTTAGACCCTTGGGTGACAGTGACTCAGTCAACAAATGTGGCACCAAAAGATGATCCTCCGAACCCCAGCTCTTTCATCCCATCCAGTGGGGGGATCTCATCCCTGAGTATGTTCTAGCAAGGTGAAAGGAAAAGTGCTGAAGGAGAGACCCGGCCCATCAAGCGCCGGAAATCCCTGGTCACCGCTGCCTCTTGCAGGAGGTCCAAGTGTATCAGGGGCAAGGTCACGCTAGTACACGGAGGCTTGGCAGGAGACCTGAAACTTATTTTGGGTTCTTTGAAATTACACAACCCACAGCTCCAGCAgccaggggcggggcggggggaagtTTCACAGGAAGTAAACTGTTGTTGAAGTTGCCCTGTTTCTTGGTCCAGTGTCCCACaagagcatccaactttggaaACACAGCTATGCGGGGCCACAACTACGGAGGTTTGACACCTGAGCCCCAAGCTCTTCCTTGATACACTGACTTTCTGTCGCTTTGCAGTTTTACCCAGGCCCTCTACTCAGGAAAAAGGAGCCTGAAGGAGAGCAGGCCCCGCGAAGGCCACAGGCACCTGATGTCCAACACCACTGGCAAAACCTAAACAGCGACCGGAGTGGGTGCTGACCAGAAGAGAAAGCATGCTGTGCTGGCAGCCAGGCAAACGGGCCGCAACGGCTCCCTCAATGCGGGCCGTTAAGAAATCA
This sequence is a window from Prionailurus bengalensis isolate Pbe53 chromosome A2, Fcat_Pben_1.1_paternal_pri, whole genome shotgun sequence. Protein-coding genes within it:
- the ASF1B gene encoding histone chaperone ASF1B; its protein translation is MAKVSVLNVAVLENPSPFHSPFRFEISFECSEALADDLEWKIIYVGSAESEEFDQILDSVLVGPVPAGRHMFIFQADAPNPSLIPETDAVGVTVVLITCTYHGQEFIRVGYYVNNEYPNPELRENPPLKPDFSQLQRNILASNPRVTRFHINWDNNMDSLEAIENQDPALGCGLPLSCAPIKGLGLPGCIPGLLPENSMDCI